The Zobellia alginiliquefaciens genome contains a region encoding:
- the rpmA gene encoding 50S ribosomal protein L27, whose product MAHKKGVGSSKNGRESESKRLGVKIFGGQAAIAGNIIVRQRGTKHNPGENVYAGKDHTLHARVDGLVKFEKKAGGKSYVSIEPFEA is encoded by the coding sequence ATGGCACACAAAAAAGGTGTAGGTAGTTCTAAAAACGGTAGGGAATCGGAATCGAAACGTCTTGGCGTTAAGATTTTTGGTGGCCAAGCCGCTATTGCCGGAAATATCATCGTTAGACAACGTGGTACAAAACACAATCCAGGTGAGAATGTGTATGCCGGTAAAGATCATACATTGCATGCCCGTGTAGACGGACTAGTAAAGTTTGAAAAGAAAGCTGGTGGAAAATCTTATGTTTCCATAGAGCCGTTCGAGGCTTAA
- the rplU gene encoding 50S ribosomal protein L21, which produces MYAIVEMAGQQFKVAKDQKVYVHRLQTEEGKKVTFDNVLLLADGSNVTVGAPAIDGATVEAKVVKHLRGDKVIVFKKKRRKGYRVKNGHRQALTEIVIESIVAKGGKKAAAPKKEEKPAKKEAAPKAAPKKAAKADDLKKVEGIGPKIAETLIAAGISTFAELAKADAAKISEIIADVRGNHVTDTWPAQAKLAAEGKWDELKKWQDELDGGKA; this is translated from the coding sequence ATGTACGCAATCGTAGAGATGGCAGGGCAGCAATTCAAAGTTGCGAAAGACCAAAAAGTGTATGTTCACCGTTTACAGACTGAAGAAGGTAAAAAGGTAACTTTTGACAATGTACTTCTTTTAGCAGACGGATCGAATGTTACTGTTGGCGCCCCGGCTATAGACGGAGCCACTGTTGAGGCTAAAGTCGTTAAACACCTAAGAGGTGACAAAGTAATCGTCTTCAAGAAAAAGAGACGTAAAGGGTACCGCGTTAAAAACGGTCACCGTCAAGCTTTGACCGAAATCGTAATCGAGAGTATCGTTGCGAAAGGTGGTAAGAAAGCTGCTGCTCCTAAGAAAGAGGAGAAGCCTGCTAAAAAAGAAGCAGCACCAAAGGCCGCTCCTAAAAAAGCAGCAAAAGCAGATGATTTGAAAAAAGTTGAAGGTATCGGACCAAAAATTGCCGAGACTTTGATTGCTGCAGGTATTTCTACATTTGCTGAATTGGCAAAAGCAGATGCTGCTAAAATTTCTGAAATCATTGCAGATGTTCGTGGTAATCACGTAACTGACACATGGCCTGCACAAGCTAAATTAGCTGCTGAAGGTAAGTGGGATGAGTTAAAGAAATGGCAAGACGAATTAGATGGTGGTAAAGCGTAA
- the ahcY gene encoding adenosylhomocysteinase, whose translation MDTKTVSYVPYKVKDISLADWGRKEIELAEAEMPGLMALREEYGKEQPLKGARIAGCLHMTIQTAVLIETLVALGADVTWSSCNIFSTQDHAAAAIAAAGIPVYAWKGLTEEEFNWCIEQTLFFGEEREPLNMILDDGGDLTNMVLDDYPELADAIKGLSEETTTGVHRLYERMKNGTLPMPAINVNDSVTKSKFDNKYGCRESAVDAIRRATDTMLAGKKVVVAGYGDVGKGTAASFRGAGSIVTVTEIDPICALQACMDGFEVKKLETVVGTADVVITTTGNKDIIRPEHFEAMKDKVIVCNIGHFDNEIDMTWLNNTHGASKDEIKPQVDKYTIDGKDIIVLAEGRLVNLGCATGHPSFVMSNSFTNQTLAQIELWKNSDNYKNEVYMLPKHLDEKVAALHLSRLGAELTELKQEQAEYIGVTVEGPFKPEYYRY comes from the coding sequence ATGGATACCAAAACTGTTTCTTATGTACCTTATAAGGTAAAAGATATTTCTTTGGCGGATTGGGGACGAAAGGAAATTGAACTTGCAGAAGCCGAAATGCCTGGTCTTATGGCATTACGTGAAGAATATGGAAAAGAGCAGCCTTTAAAAGGTGCCCGCATTGCCGGATGTCTTCATATGACCATTCAAACAGCCGTTCTTATTGAAACCTTGGTAGCCTTGGGTGCCGATGTTACTTGGAGCTCCTGTAATATATTCTCTACCCAAGATCACGCTGCCGCTGCAATTGCCGCTGCAGGGATACCGGTTTACGCTTGGAAAGGTCTTACCGAAGAAGAATTTAACTGGTGTATTGAACAAACTTTATTCTTTGGAGAAGAGCGTGAGCCATTAAACATGATTTTAGATGATGGTGGCGACCTTACCAATATGGTATTGGACGACTATCCTGAACTGGCAGATGCCATTAAAGGACTTTCCGAAGAAACAACAACTGGTGTTCACCGTTTGTACGAACGTATGAAAAACGGCACATTGCCAATGCCTGCCATTAACGTAAACGATTCGGTTACAAAATCTAAATTCGATAATAAATACGGATGTCGCGAAAGTGCTGTTGATGCTATTCGCCGTGCTACCGATACTATGCTTGCTGGTAAAAAAGTTGTAGTAGCCGGTTACGGAGATGTTGGTAAAGGTACCGCTGCTTCTTTTAGAGGAGCTGGATCAATCGTTACCGTTACTGAAATTGACCCAATTTGTGCGCTTCAAGCCTGTATGGACGGTTTTGAAGTTAAAAAACTGGAAACCGTTGTGGGTACTGCAGATGTTGTTATCACTACCACCGGTAATAAGGACATCATTCGCCCAGAGCATTTTGAAGCGATGAAAGACAAAGTTATTGTTTGTAATATTGGCCATTTCGATAATGAAATTGATATGACTTGGTTGAACAATACTCACGGAGCTTCTAAAGATGAAATTAAACCACAAGTAGACAAATATACTATTGACGGTAAAGATATCATTGTTTTAGCAGAAGGTCGTTTAGTGAACTTAGGTTGTGCTACCGGTCACCCAAGTTTTGTTATGAGTAATTCATTTACAAACCAAACCTTGGCACAGATAGAGCTTTGGAAAAACAGCGACAATTACAAAAACGAAGTATATATGCTACCAAAGCATTTAGATGAAAAAGTAGCTGCTTTGCACCTATCCCGTTTAGGAGCTGAGCTTACAGAACTTAAGCAAGAACAAGCCGAATATATAGGTGTAACTGTAGAAGGTCCGTTTAAGCCGGAGTATTACAGGTATTAG
- a CDS encoding tetratricopeptide repeat protein — translation MSHKIRTILFLLGFLIIPFLSLCQYSGQVIINATYADLNQKLKAEKETGNTKNIALARAELGYFCQKTGVYTEALDQFNKAIILLEKKGPDTLYVNLINRLGAIHMELKNYESAIIHFDKCIQEAKKIEAHTAVALAKSNLGACYEKEGDYDKALDYQKESLKLYLKLDDIDGVSLVNENIGSIYEDLEDFGLARSYFETALKYHTTPDKAQANILNNLGDVYRKTGEFERGLHFTQQSLHIAQQINDAEELASAHKDLSKTYHFIGNEDRAYQELLTFLEIDELNKARYRANQASALQVIYDTKEKEAKIKELLHEGEIDDAQKYVLVCALVALAVIGFVWFLFLRRKRKEGQKLASYEKRILEVELENKKTEEANLQKEVHLKNSALSRYSLHLAQKNKMLSDLSQTLRNSLVRSNVDLKRKLNTVIKEIDFNLSQEHEWDEFMAFFNEIHPEYIELLNTKALCSLSPAELRLSVLLRLNLSSKEIAAILRLTPDSVRVSRYRLRKKLPIGAKEELSTFLTGF, via the coding sequence ATGAGTCACAAAATCAGAACTATACTCTTTCTTTTAGGTTTTCTAATTATTCCTTTTTTGTCCCTGTGTCAATATTCAGGTCAAGTCATTATTAATGCTACCTATGCCGACTTAAATCAAAAGCTTAAAGCGGAGAAAGAAACGGGGAACACCAAAAATATAGCACTCGCACGCGCAGAATTGGGTTATTTCTGTCAAAAAACGGGGGTCTATACAGAGGCTTTAGATCAATTTAATAAGGCTATCATCTTATTGGAAAAGAAGGGTCCCGATACCTTATATGTAAATCTTATCAATCGCCTGGGAGCCATTCATATGGAGCTAAAGAACTATGAATCTGCAATAATCCATTTTGACAAGTGTATCCAAGAAGCAAAGAAAATAGAGGCCCATACTGCAGTTGCCTTAGCTAAAAGTAACTTGGGTGCCTGTTACGAAAAAGAAGGCGACTATGATAAAGCTCTAGATTATCAAAAAGAGAGTCTTAAGCTGTATTTGAAGTTAGACGATATAGATGGAGTTTCTCTAGTAAACGAAAACATTGGGAGTATTTATGAAGATTTGGAAGATTTTGGATTAGCACGCAGTTATTTTGAAACAGCTTTGAAGTACCATACTACACCGGATAAGGCACAAGCCAATATCTTGAATAACTTGGGCGATGTTTATAGGAAAACGGGGGAGTTTGAAAGGGGGCTGCATTTTACCCAACAGTCTTTGCATATAGCCCAGCAGATCAATGATGCGGAGGAGCTGGCGAGTGCTCATAAAGATTTGTCAAAAACATACCATTTCATAGGCAATGAAGACCGAGCTTACCAAGAATTATTGACCTTTTTAGAAATTGACGAGCTAAATAAAGCACGGTATAGGGCTAATCAGGCTAGTGCGTTACAGGTAATTTATGATACCAAAGAAAAGGAGGCGAAAATAAAGGAGCTCTTGCACGAAGGCGAAATAGATGATGCTCAAAAGTATGTGTTGGTATGTGCATTAGTTGCATTGGCTGTAATTGGTTTTGTCTGGTTTTTGTTTTTGCGAAGAAAACGCAAGGAAGGTCAAAAACTGGCCAGTTATGAAAAGCGTATTCTAGAGGTAGAGTTAGAAAATAAGAAGACCGAGGAAGCGAATTTACAGAAAGAAGTACATCTAAAAAACTCAGCATTATCGCGGTACAGCTTGCACTTGGCCCAAAAGAATAAAATGCTTTCGGACCTTTCTCAAACTTTGAGAAACAGCCTGGTGCGATCCAACGTAGATTTAAAAAGGAAATTGAATACGGTGATCAAGGAAATCGATTTTAATTTATCGCAAGAGCATGAATGGGATGAGTTTATGGCTTTTTTCAATGAGATTCATCCAGAGTATATTGAACTGCTCAATACTAAGGCGTTATGTTCGTTGTCACCTGCAGAATTGCGTTTAAGTGTTTTGCTACGATTGAATTTATCCTCTAAAGAAATTGCTGCAATTTTACGGCTTACACCAGATAGTGTTCGTGTGTCCAGATATCGTTTGCGTAAAAAACTGCCTATAGGAGCAAAAGAAGAATTGAGCACTTTTTTAACGGGTTTTTAG
- a CDS encoding DUF4199 domain-containing protein: MKQFAQPIRFGIATSGCLIAYFLILSLFNLHTNIFFSFFNAVITGFGIYEAIKYFKLKNPDSFNYGIGFTAGLVTGFVATLVFTIFFAFYSTELNGVFLQELSTAWFNDYKSFEGIVFFTVAIMGFATSLVLTLSFMQLFKTSRNLKRKLVNNH; the protein is encoded by the coding sequence ATGAAACAATTCGCACAGCCCATTAGATTTGGAATCGCTACTAGCGGTTGCTTGATCGCTTATTTTTTGATACTCTCTTTATTCAATTTACACACTAATATTTTCTTTAGTTTCTTTAATGCCGTGATAACCGGTTTCGGAATCTATGAGGCTATCAAGTATTTTAAACTGAAAAACCCGGATAGTTTTAATTATGGAATTGGCTTTACGGCGGGTTTGGTTACGGGCTTTGTTGCCACATTGGTGTTTACTATCTTCTTTGCGTTTTATAGCACGGAACTTAATGGAGTTTTTTTACAGGAACTCTCTACGGCCTGGTTCAATGATTATAAAAGTTTTGAAGGTATTGTTTTCTTTACCGTTGCCATAATGGGCTTTGCCACATCATTGGTGTTGACTTTGTCCTTCATGCAACTGTTTAAAACAAGCCGAAATCTTAAGCGGAAATTGGTAAATAACCATTAA
- a CDS encoding phytase, which translates to MKKLLSLFIILLVIQSCKTSKLPAIAPNIITEKTINDTDDPAIWVNPSDASKSIVFGTDKETNGAIYAFDLDGKIIEEKTIRNIQRPNNIDVAYGLVINDSTTVDVLMFAERERSQIRLFSVPDMTPLDNGGFPVFIDEKDPEMKLPMGISLYKSPKDESMYAIVGRKVGPAEGYLHQYKLVVKQNGSVEIELVREFGKFSGKKEIEAIAVDSELGFVYYSDEQHCIRKYYAEPEMGNEELSCFGGDDFKSDIEGIAIASYTNGEGYIIVSDQQKGQFNIYSRKTNAFIKAVNLSTLETDGCEVVTVPLNATFKNGLFVAMNDEKNFYFYDLGKLGME; encoded by the coding sequence ATGAAAAAATTACTATCCCTTTTTATCATTCTGTTGGTTATCCAGTCATGTAAGACCAGCAAGCTGCCGGCTATAGCTCCCAATATAATTACCGAGAAAACAATAAATGACACGGACGATCCCGCTATTTGGGTCAATCCCTCAGATGCATCAAAGAGTATAGTATTTGGTACGGATAAGGAAACGAACGGTGCTATTTACGCGTTTGACCTCGACGGTAAAATCATTGAGGAAAAAACGATTAGAAACATACAACGGCCCAATAATATTGATGTGGCCTATGGTTTGGTTATAAACGACTCTACTACCGTTGATGTTTTAATGTTTGCCGAACGTGAGCGAAGTCAGATTCGCTTATTTTCAGTGCCGGATATGACACCTTTGGATAACGGCGGTTTTCCTGTTTTCATTGATGAGAAAGACCCTGAAATGAAACTCCCCATGGGTATTAGCTTGTATAAATCACCTAAGGATGAAAGTATGTATGCCATTGTAGGGCGTAAAGTAGGGCCTGCCGAAGGGTATTTACATCAATATAAGTTGGTAGTTAAACAAAATGGGAGCGTAGAGATTGAATTGGTTCGAGAATTCGGAAAATTCAGTGGAAAAAAGGAAATAGAAGCCATAGCCGTTGATAGTGAACTTGGTTTTGTTTATTATTCGGATGAACAGCATTGCATACGAAAATACTATGCGGAGCCAGAAATGGGCAATGAAGAACTCAGCTGTTTTGGCGGCGATGATTTTAAAAGTGATATTGAAGGTATTGCCATAGCAAGCTACACCAATGGAGAAGGGTATATAATTGTGTCTGACCAACAAAAGGGACAGTTCAATATTTATTCAAGAAAAACGAACGCGTTTATCAAAGCTGTTAATCTTTCGACATTGGAAACCGATGGCTGCGAGGTTGTAACAGTACCGTTGAACGCGACTTTTAAGAACGGTCTCTTCGTTGCTATGAACGATGAAAAGAATTTCTACTTCTATGATTTGGGAAAGTTAGGAATGGAATAA
- a CDS encoding M16 family metallopeptidase, translated as MKNKLLSGGFLLLAGLCLQAQEVTYEEYDLNNGLHVILHQDPTAPIVTTSVMYHVGGKDRTEGRTGFAHFFEHLLFEGTKNIERGKWFEIVSSNGGKNNANTSQDRTYYYEVFPSNNLELGLWLESERMLHPVIDQKGIDTQQEVVKEEKRLRYDNRPYGQLITVVGENLFKKHPYKDPNIGYMADLDAATLEDVIAYNKKYYSPNNAVLVVAGDIDLTDTKKMVEDYFGDIPKGEEVSRNYPKEDPILKEVRTKTYDANIQIPASVISYRTPGFRERDAYVLDMISTYLSDGRSSKLYKKMVDDQKQALQVGAFNIGQEDYGMYLVYALPVGETSLDVLITEMEEEIAKVRDSLISEKDHQKLLNKFENQFVNSNSSVEGIANSLARNYLLYGDTELINKEIDIFRSITREEIMEVANKYLRPDQRVIIDYLPEEPQAN; from the coding sequence ATGAAAAACAAATTACTATCTGGAGGTTTTCTCCTGCTAGCTGGGCTTTGCCTTCAAGCACAAGAAGTGACTTATGAAGAGTATGATCTTAATAATGGGCTACATGTTATTCTTCATCAAGATCCTACGGCGCCTATTGTCACAACCTCGGTTATGTACCACGTTGGTGGTAAGGACCGTACCGAGGGCCGTACCGGTTTTGCCCACTTTTTTGAACATTTGCTCTTTGAGGGAACAAAAAATATTGAACGTGGTAAATGGTTTGAAATCGTTTCTTCAAACGGTGGTAAAAATAATGCGAACACCTCTCAAGACCGCACCTACTATTACGAAGTATTCCCTTCCAACAACTTAGAATTAGGCCTTTGGCTTGAATCCGAACGGATGCTTCATCCGGTTATTGACCAAAAAGGCATAGATACGCAGCAGGAAGTGGTAAAAGAAGAAAAACGCCTTCGTTATGACAATAGGCCCTACGGCCAGCTCATTACGGTTGTGGGCGAAAACCTGTTCAAAAAACACCCCTACAAAGACCCTAACATTGGTTACATGGCAGATTTAGATGCTGCTACCCTAGAAGATGTTATCGCATATAATAAAAAATATTACTCCCCCAATAACGCTGTGCTCGTAGTTGCAGGTGATATTGATTTAACGGATACTAAAAAAATGGTTGAAGACTATTTTGGAGATATCCCCAAAGGAGAAGAAGTTTCGCGCAACTACCCCAAAGAAGACCCCATTTTGAAAGAAGTCAGAACCAAGACTTATGATGCCAACATTCAAATTCCCGCGTCTGTAATTTCATATAGAACGCCAGGTTTCAGAGAAAGAGATGCCTATGTTTTGGATATGATCTCTACCTATCTGAGCGATGGACGCAGTTCCAAACTCTACAAAAAAATGGTAGATGACCAAAAACAGGCCCTGCAAGTGGGGGCATTTAATATTGGTCAAGAAGATTACGGCATGTACTTGGTGTATGCCCTTCCCGTGGGAGAAACCAGCTTAGATGTTCTAATAACCGAAATGGAAGAAGAGATTGCCAAAGTTAGAGATAGCTTAATTTCTGAGAAAGACCACCAAAAGCTATTGAACAAGTTTGAGAACCAATTTGTAAATTCTAATTCTAGTGTAGAGGGTATTGCAAATTCTTTGGCTCGTAACTACTTACTGTATGGTGACACCGAATTAATTAATAAAGAAATTGACATCTTTAGATCTATTACCCGTGAAGAAATAATGGAAGTGGCCAACAAATACCTAAGGCCGGACCAGCGAGTAATTATAGATTACCTTCCAGAAGAGCCACAAGCCAACTAG
- a CDS encoding TonB-dependent receptor: protein MNYRNAFKFLALLLFVACFSTALSAQQGNVEGTISDENGINVPGANVIITTLNKGAISDFDGRFSLVGIPAGNYTLSISYLGYADISQEVSVKEKETTSVSIFITPKTLELDGVEVRGYGLGSQSRALNTQKTNMNITNVVATDQIGKFPDANIGDAVKRIPGITMQVDQGEARNIIVRGLSPQLNSVSLNGSRVPSAEGDNRNVQMDLIPADMIQSIEVSKAVTPDMDADALGGSVNLVTRTSPQGFRLSSTLGSGINFITDKAIINGSFLIGDRSTNGKFGWMASASYNDNDFGSDNVEAEWSDEFEYYTGEDDGEGEPILEEVDVDPYTSVFEQREYLVQRIRRSVSANFDYRFDANNSIFLKTIYNWRDDRENRFALQSEILDGEDIELGDFMVNNGSLTRFPAEITRETKGGIDSNRNKNRRLEDQRMQNYSLGGNHLWGALKMDWMTSFAKASEERLNERYIVFANEYEVINDNTNSRYPLMTAVNNNDAALSNFEYDEVTEENQYTKEEDFNVFVNFEIPSDFFGNGDGSIKFGGRARIKTKLRDNDFFEYDLEDDFPTLADVTVRDLSDSDFLAGSQYLAGPFADEEWLGGLNLVNGESVPDEFLRANFNVDENVYAAYAMTNQKITDKLNLLFGLRLETTKVTAVGNSIIDEEDLIGELKEESSYTNFMPGLHLKYNLNDETILRFAWTNTLARPNYEDLVPSLDVVSGDEEIYLGNPDLEATTSMNFDLMAEHYFQSVGILSGGLFYKNIDNFIYLSRDEATDDFYGEDTEGFEIFQPLNGDGARIFGAEFAFQRQLDFLPGFARNFSLYLNYTFISSTADGIKNEDGEDREDVDLPNTTPNTFNASLGYNDQKFSARLSSNFSDSYIDELGGNEFEDRYYDTQLFLDFNASFKITNSLSVYADLNNITNQPLRYFQSVKDRTQQVEFYGRRLTFGLKYDLFKK from the coding sequence ATGAATTATAGAAACGCATTCAAATTTTTAGCTTTATTGCTGTTTGTTGCCTGCTTTAGTACGGCCTTATCTGCTCAGCAGGGTAATGTAGAGGGGACAATTTCCGATGAAAACGGAATTAACGTTCCAGGGGCCAATGTCATTATAACCACGCTTAATAAAGGTGCTATCTCGGACTTTGATGGTCGCTTTTCTTTAGTAGGTATTCCGGCCGGGAATTACACTTTGAGCATTTCATATTTAGGTTACGCAGATATTTCACAAGAGGTTTCCGTAAAGGAAAAGGAAACAACATCGGTTTCCATTTTTATAACTCCAAAAACTTTAGAGTTAGACGGAGTGGAAGTAAGAGGGTACGGTCTAGGAAGTCAATCCAGAGCGCTGAACACCCAAAAGACCAATATGAATATAACCAACGTGGTTGCCACTGATCAAATCGGAAAGTTTCCGGATGCTAATATTGGTGATGCTGTAAAACGTATTCCGGGAATAACCATGCAAGTGGATCAAGGGGAAGCTAGAAATATAATTGTACGCGGACTGTCTCCTCAGTTAAATTCGGTTTCCTTAAATGGTAGTCGTGTGCCATCAGCCGAAGGCGATAACAGAAACGTGCAGATGGATTTGATTCCCGCAGATATGATTCAGAGTATAGAAGTGAGTAAAGCGGTTACTCCAGATATGGATGCGGATGCCCTTGGTGGTTCGGTAAATCTTGTGACTAGAACTTCTCCACAAGGGTTTAGACTTTCGTCTACATTGGGTTCAGGTATTAATTTCATTACGGATAAAGCTATCATTAATGGCTCTTTTCTAATAGGAGACAGAAGCACTAATGGTAAATTCGGATGGATGGCGAGCGCGTCATACAACGACAATGACTTCGGGTCAGATAACGTAGAAGCCGAGTGGTCTGATGAATTTGAATACTACACAGGTGAAGATGACGGTGAAGGAGAGCCAATTTTAGAGGAAGTGGATGTTGATCCTTACACGAGTGTTTTTGAGCAACGGGAATATTTGGTACAACGTATTAGGCGCAGTGTTTCGGCTAATTTTGACTACCGTTTTGATGCCAACAATTCCATTTTTCTTAAAACCATTTATAACTGGCGCGATGATCGTGAAAACCGATTTGCATTGCAGAGTGAAATATTGGATGGAGAAGATATTGAGTTGGGAGATTTTATGGTTAACAATGGTAGTTTGACCCGTTTTCCAGCGGAAATTACCAGAGAAACAAAAGGTGGTATTGATAGTAACCGAAATAAAAATAGACGTTTGGAAGACCAGCGAATGCAAAATTACAGTCTAGGTGGTAACCATTTATGGGGTGCCCTAAAAATGGATTGGATGACTTCTTTTGCAAAGGCTTCCGAAGAACGTTTGAATGAGAGATATATCGTTTTTGCCAACGAATATGAAGTTATCAATGATAATACCAATTCTAGGTACCCGCTCATGACTGCCGTTAATAATAATGATGCTGCTTTGTCAAACTTTGAATATGATGAGGTTACTGAAGAAAACCAATATACCAAAGAAGAGGATTTTAATGTGTTTGTGAATTTTGAAATACCTTCTGATTTTTTTGGTAATGGAGATGGTTCCATAAAGTTTGGAGGTAGGGCTAGAATTAAAACAAAGCTAAGAGATAATGATTTTTTTGAGTATGACTTGGAAGATGATTTCCCCACCTTGGCAGATGTGACCGTCCGAGACCTTTCTGATTCCGACTTCCTTGCTGGCAGCCAGTATTTGGCAGGACCTTTCGCTGATGAAGAATGGCTTGGGGGCTTGAACTTGGTAAACGGTGAATCTGTACCGGACGAGTTTTTACGGGCGAATTTCAATGTAGATGAAAATGTTTATGCCGCTTATGCGATGACCAACCAAAAAATCACGGATAAATTGAATCTTCTCTTTGGTCTCCGTTTAGAGACTACAAAGGTAACGGCCGTGGGTAACAGTATTATTGATGAAGAAGATCTAATAGGTGAATTAAAAGAGGAAAGTTCATACACCAATTTTATGCCTGGTCTTCATCTAAAATATAATCTTAACGATGAGACCATTCTACGTTTTGCATGGACAAATACTTTGGCTAGGCCAAATTATGAAGACTTGGTGCCCTCTCTAGATGTTGTTTCTGGCGATGAGGAAATCTATTTGGGAAATCCAGATTTGGAGGCGACTACATCTATGAATTTTGACCTAATGGCGGAGCATTATTTCCAAAGTGTAGGTATTCTGTCTGGCGGGCTTTTCTATAAGAATATAGATAATTTTATATACCTCTCCAGGGATGAGGCTACAGATGATTTTTATGGGGAAGATACTGAAGGGTTTGAGATTTTTCAACCTCTGAACGGTGATGGTGCGCGTATTTTTGGGGCTGAGTTCGCTTTTCAACGGCAATTGGATTTTCTGCCTGGATTTGCTCGTAATTTTAGCCTTTATCTAAATTATACTTTCATATCCTCTACTGCGGATGGTATAAAGAATGAAGACGGTGAAGACCGCGAAGATGTAGATTTGCCAAATACGACTCCCAATACATTTAATGCGTCGTTAGGCTATAATGACCAGAAATTCTCCGCCCGTTTGTCTTCTAATTTTTCCGATTCTTATATTGATGAGCTAGGGGGTAATGAATTTGAAGACCGATATTATGATACTCAACTTTTCTTAGATTTTAATGCAAGTTTTAAGATTACCAATAGCTTGAGTGTATATGCGGATTTAAATAATATAACCAATCAGCCACTTCGTTATTTTCAGAGTGTAAAAGACCGTACGCAGCAGGTTGAATTTTATGGTAGGCGATTGACATTTGGCCTCAAATATGACCTTTTTAAAAAGTAA